The Plasmodium berghei ANKA genome assembly, chromosome: 12 genome contains a region encoding:
- a CDS encoding DNA replication licensing factor MCM3, putative: MENLSIQKSVSPSRRSDFRAYNNSLINYTLMDSSINNSSILDNSMRLDKENKEKKLQKINNNIISEYESGRQSVVFTQQKYKQLLDGFLLFVQTNKYIHQKITELRADATEEYNKMMDKNIPNIIIHQRLICNINNFQTGNEQFELLAKCLIKEPYLALPAYQAAIKELWKSQDSKIDIECPKIGISGWLGRHHVTPRGLQSSMINKLVAVEGVVNKCSTVQPKLVQSVYIGEAVHDINADVRSEEKTVHLRPHYDITDFDKTAKDSGRPPASDPEGKIMHRHEIGLCKYKNHQKFVIQETPEDAPTGQMPRWVEVIVEDDLCDIVKCGDRVRVWGVYRASCGQANSTNSGLGRSFLIANNVLVKNKETYDTNLFISEADKKNFHAFAKKQNTIDILGYSFAPSICGQDIVKKGIVLMLAGGTERALPSHHIRGDIHIMLVGDPSCGKSQLLRYVMSIMPGTVSATGRGSSGVGLTAAIVTDQDTGERVVEGGAMVMGDRRVVCIDEFDKMQQTDRVAIHEVMEQQTVTVAKAGIHTTLNARCTVLAAANPLYGCWNDSLDMGQQLQFEPSLLSRFDLIFLVRDSTTEQDDERIAESVLRNVTEKAKPILNENRNSQKNFVIQADSYDINQKAQHISIYNEREVNNNNNDPTNAQDNEEFETPIFANRDEMIYYDKNGIEHEILTVPFFKKYLHYVKNVFYNEKQRTDGWKPYPEVSDEACEVITELYADLREKAAKYSHNKIIQGVTPRTLEAIIRIASSHAKLKLNRYVTSVDVNYAKKLLMYTLFGEEIVESEDEYEEEDYDDDDEEYIHKPQNKKNKTKSKKRTSEKQTTSRKKNKTNKSTDNQDNGNPMIDDQQPASAKATPLDVKEIERLIVENVTLNDPGDGLRDEALLDLIILGNKDKMPQIAKLDISTLRKIINSLNEMDGAPIYYVKKDKIVYKC; the protein is encoded by the exons ATGGAGAATCTGAGTATTCAAAAAAGCGTTTCTCCGTCAAGGAGATCTGATTTTAGggcatataataattcacTAATAAATTACACCCTAATGGATTCTTCTATTAATAATTCCTCGATTTTAGATAATTCAATGAGGTtggataaagaaaataaagaaaaaaaactccaaaaaataaataacaatattattagtgAATATGAGTCAGGAAGACAAAGTGTTGTTTTTACacaacaaaaatataaacaattgTTAGACGGGTTCTTATTATTTGTccaaacaaataaatatatccatcaaaaaataacagAATTAAGAGCTGATGCTACagaagaatataataaaatgatggataaaaatatacctaacataataatacatcAAAGGTTGATATGTAATATCAATAACTTTCAAACGGGTAATGAACAATTCGAATTATTAGCTAAATGCTTAATAAAAGAACCATATTTAGCATTACCCGCTTACCAAGCTGCTATAAAAGAGTTATGGAAATCTCAAGATAGTAAAATAGATATAGAGTGTCCCAAAATTGGTATATCTGGATGGTTAGGTAGACATCATGTAACTCCAAGAGGTTTACAAAGCTCAATGattaataaattagttGCAGTAGAAGGTGTAGTAAACAAATGCTCCACAGTTCAACCTAAACTAGTTCAATCTGTTTATATTGGTGAAGCAGTACATGACATAAATGCAGATGTTAGAAGTGAAGAAAAAACTGTTCATTTAAGACCACATTATGATATAACTGATTTTGATAAAACAGCTAAAGATTCTGGAAGACCTCCAGCCTCAGATCCAGAAGGAAAAATCATGCACAGACATGAAATAGGATTatgcaaatataaaaaccaTCAAAAATTCGTTATTCAAGAAACACCAGAAGATGCACCAACGGGGCAAATGCCGAGATGGGTAGAAGTAATAGTAGAAGATGATTTATGTGATATTGTAAAATGTGGAGATCGTGTCAGAGTATGGGGGGTTTATAGAGCTAGCTGTGGGCAAGCCAATAGCACTAACAGCGGATTAGGTAGATCATTTTTAATAGCCAATAATGTTCtagttaaaaataaagaaacatATGATACTAATCTATTTATTTCTGAAgctgataaaaaaaatttccatgcatttgcaaaaaaacaaaacacTATAGATATATTAGGTTATTCTTTTGCCCCTTCTATATGTGGCCAAGATATTGTAAAAAAGGGAATTGTACTTATGTTAGCAGGAGGAACAGAACGTGCATTACCTTCTCATCATATAAGAGGTGACATACATATAATGTTAGTTGGAGATCCAAGTTGTGGTAAATCACAATTATTACGTTATGTTATGAGTATTATGCCAGGCACAGTTTCAGCAACAGGCAGAGGTTCATCAGGTGTTGGTTTAACAGCCGCTATTGTGACTGACCAAGATACTGGGGAACGTGTTGTTGAGGGAGGTGCTATGGTTATGGGTGATAGAAGAGTTGTATGTATCGAtgaatttgataaaatgCAACAAACTGATAGAGTAGCTATTCATGAAGTTATGGAACAACAAACAGTTACTGTTGCAAAGGCTGGTATACATACCACATTAAATGCTAGATGTACTGTTTTAGCAGCAGCTAATCCATTATATGGTTGTTGGAATGACTCACTTGATATGGGACAACAATTACAATTTGAACCATCTTTACTTTCTCGTTttgatttaatatttttagttaGAGATAGTACTACAGAACAAGATGATGAAAGAATTGCAGAATCTGTTTTAAGAAATGTTACAGAAAAAGCAAAACcaatattaaatgaaaatagaaatagccaaaaaaattttgttataCAAGCAGATAGCTATGATATTAATCAAAAGGCTCAACATATTAGCATATACAACGAAAGAGaagtaaataataataataatgatccAACAAATGCCCAAGATAATGAAGAATTTGAAACTCCTATATTTGCAAACAGAGAtgaaatgatatattatgaCAAAAATGGTATAGAACATGAAATATTAACAGtccctttttttaaaaaatatttacactatgttaaaaatgtcttttataatgaaaaacaaAGAACTGATGGATGGAAACCATATCCTGAAGTTAGTGATGAGGCATGTGAAGTGATTACCGAATTATATGCGGATTTAAGAGAAAAAGCTGCTAAATATTCAcataacaaaattatacaagGTGTTACACCAAGAACTTTAGAAGCCATCATTCGTATAGCCTCTTCCCATGCTAAATTAAAACTAAATAGATATGTAACAAGTGTAGATGTTaattatgcaaaaaaattattgatGTATACTTTATTTGGCGAAGAAATTGTAGAATCAGAAGATGAATATGAAGAGGAGGACTATGATGATGATGATGAagaatatattcataaaccgcaaaataaaaaaaataaaaccaaatcaaaaaaaagaacTTCTGAAAAACAAACTACTagtagaaaaaaaaataaaacaaataaatcgACAGATAACCAGGACAATGGCAATCCAATGATAGATGACCAACAACCTGCTAGTGCTAAAGCTACCCCACTTGATGTTAAGGAGATAGAAAGATTGATCGTTGAAAATGTTACTCTTAATGACCCTGGCGATGGATTGCGCGATGAAGCCCTCCTCGATTTG ATCATCTTGGGCAACAAAGATAAAATGCCTCAGATAGCCAAGTTGGATATCTCGACCCTTcgcaaaattataaattccTTGAACGAGATGGACGGTGCACCAATTTATTATGTCAAAAAGGACAAAATAGTTTATAAATGCTGA
- a CDS encoding ubiquitin-conjugating enzyme E2 N, putative, with amino-acid sequence MSIPRRIIKETQNLANEPPPGIVAAPVPENYRHFDILINGPEGTPYEGGSYKLELFLPEQYPMEPPKVRFLTKIYHPNIDKLGRICLDILKDKWSPALQIRTVLLSIQALLSSPEPDDPLDSKVAEHFKQDKKDAENVAKEWNRMYANSAI; translated from the exons ATGTCAATACCAAGAAGAATAATAAAGGAAACACAAAACTTAGCAAATGAACCac CCCCAGGTATTGTTGCTGCTCCAGTTCCCGAAAATTATAGGcattttgatattttaataaatggCCCAGAGGGAACCCCATATGAAG GTGGCTCCTATAAATTAGAGCTTTTTTTACCTGAACAATATCCAATGGAACCGCCAAAAGTTCgatttttaacaaaaatatatcaccCCAATATT GATAAATTAGGAAGAATATGTCTcgatatattaaaagataaatGGAGCCCAGCATTACAAATAAGAACAGTCTTATTGAGTATACAAgctttattatcatcacCTGAACCAGATGATCCTTTAGACTCAAAAGTTGCAGAACATTTTAAACAAGATAAAAAAGATGCTGAAAATGTTGCGAAAGAATGGAACAGAATGTATGCTAATAGTGCCATATAA
- a CDS encoding ubiquitin carboxyl-terminal hydrolase 14, putative, producing MTIVKVTVKWKTNIYNDLELNINEPIALFKEQLWKITSVPPEKQKLMYKGLIKNDTNLHTLNIKNNDKIMLVGSSELLAEKPDKITFFEDLSKEDKEKLNEDKNIIFEEQGIVNLGNTCYFNAVLQFLTSFNDLGEFLSNIKKTQNFGFRSNKDILFDCYIHFSQTFGKSSKPYVPLELLKAFRDVFPKFKTINIRTKQYAQQDAEECMNAILTSLNDHTESKIIDKLFSFKIIGKIKCVEQNSQDDEPNKQKESQKNENSQKPESDKNNPSQNEENDHFELTQEKHNKLICYMGTQNTPVNHLHEGIRLSLIEKIKKKKNDNDKEDTLYEKKSEIDSLPPYLIIHFLRFESKRIVDTSNTVSVVTAKICRKVSFPEIFDIYDFCSDRIKADLKISRNIIMNRKDIKTPIVQENKNEDDKMLETLTNQDDKNKEFVEIPNGEYELISVITHKGRNEESGHYIAWKKMRNRVNKNSEYDANGPRTKKNKSNNEPTWFKMDDDKVSLHNFSSLDLFGGCSDYNTAVLLLYKRKTISCTKDELNKYSV from the exons atgacaATAGTTAAGGTAACAGTAAAATggaaaacaaatatttacaatGATCTAGAGCTCAATATAAATGAGCCAATAGCATTGTTTAAAGAGCAGCTATG GAAAATAACTTCTGTTCCTCcagaaaaacaaaaactaATGTATAAAgggttaataaaaaatgacaCCAATTTGCATACattaaacataaaaaataatgacaaAATTATGTTAGTAGGATCTTCAGAATTATTGGCTGAAAAACCTGATaaaattacattttttgaagatttatcaaaagaagataaagaaaaattaaatgaagataaaaatattattttcgaAGAACAAGGTATAGTAAATTTAGGAAATACTTGTTATTTTAATGCAGTTTTGCAATTTTTGACTTCTTTTAATGATTTAGGAGAATTTTTaagtaatataaaaaaaacacaaaatTTTGGATTTAGAtcaaataaagatattttattcgattgctatatacatttttctCAAACTTTTGGAAAATCATCGAAGCCATATGTTCCCTTAGAGTTATTAAAAGCCTTTAGAGATGTTTTCCCAAAATTTAAAACTATTAATATAAGAACAAAACAATATGCACAACAAGATGCAGAAGAATGTATGAATGCTATTCTTACCTCATTAAATGATCATACAGAATCGAAAATTATTGATAAgcttttttcatttaaaataattggaaaaattaaatgtgTAGAACAAAATAGTCAAGATGATGAACctaataaacaaaaagagtcacaaaaaaatgaaaattcaCAAAAACCAGAATCAGACAAAAATAATCCAAGtcaaaatgaagaaaatgacCATTTTGAATTAACACAAGAAAAACACAACAAattaatttgttatatGGGGACGCAAAATACCCCAGTAAATCATCTTCATGAAGGTATTAGATTATCattaattgaaaaaataaaaaaaaaaaaaaacgacaATGATAAAGAAGATacattatatgaaaaaaaatcagAAATAGATTCATTACCTccttatttaattatacattttttacgGTTTGAATCAAAACGAATTGTAGATACAAGTAATACGGTTTCTGTTGTTACTGCCAAAATATGTAGAAAGGTTTCCTTTCCAGaaatttttgatatttatgatttttGCTCTGATAGGATAAAGGctgatttaaaaatttctagaaatattattatgaacaGAAAGGATATTAAAACACCCATTGTTcaggaaaataaaaatgaagacGATAAAATGTTGGAAACTTTGACTAACCAGGATGATAAAAACAAAGAATTTGTTGAAATCCCAAACGGAGAGTATGAACTAATTTCAGTTATCACACATAAAGGAAGAAATGAAGAAAGTGGACATTATATTGCATGGAAAAAAATGCGAAATcgtgtaaataaaaattcagaGTATGATGCTAATGGCCCAagaactaaaaaaaataaaagtaataatGAACCAACATGGTTTAAAATGGATGATGATAAAGTAAGTCTTCACAATTTTTCATCTCTTGATTTATTTGGAGGATGTAGTGATTACAATACAGCtgttttgttattatacAAAAGGAAGACAATTTCTTGTACAAAAGACGAATTAAACAAATACTCTGTTTGA
- a CDS encoding methionine aminopeptidase 1a, putative, translating to MPYLYKNWATRFSHISKQKCNFHTYVLTPKINKIRVSETSLFKPTLEDGKYKIIPSKKVPTHIKSPSYAKTGVVECSNNIYEIKDEDSIIKMKRAAKIAASCLKLCLENSKEGITTEEIDNLAFNFYIENNAYPAGINFHGFPKTVCASPNEVVCHGIPNLRKLKNKDIITYDCTVYFDGVFGDCAGTTGIGNISEKHKKLIEVSKECLYKAISICRDGQKFSEIGRIITEHAHKNGFNVIKDFCGHFIGSNMHMYPLIEHHYPNSHEQNEYMKKGQIFTIEPILTEGSISIHTWKDQWTVCTNDNSFCSQWEHTILITDNSAEILTECE from the exons ATGCcatatttgtataaaaacTGGGCCACTCGCTTTTCCCATATATCAAAACAGAAATGTAATTTTCatacatatgtattaacaccaaaaataaataaaattaggGTATCTGAAACATCTTTATTTAAACCAACCTTAGAAGATg ggaaatataaaattataccTTCTAAAAAAGTTCCAACACATATAAAATCCCCAAGCTATGCTAAAACGGGAGTTGTGGAATGctctaataatatttacgAAATTAAAGATGAAGATAGTATTATTAAGATGAAAAGGGCTGCAAAAATAGCAGCAAGTTGcttaaaattatgtttaGAAAATTCAAAAGAAGGTATAACAACAGAGGAGATTGACAATTTagcatttaatttttatatagaaAACAACGCCTATCCTGCTGGAATAAATTTCCATGGCTTTCCTAAAACTGTGTGTGCATCACCAAACGAGG TGGTGTGTCATGGGATACCAAATTTAaggaaattaaaaaacaagGATATAATAACTTATGATTGTACAGTTTATTTTGATGGCGTATTTGGTGATTGTGCTGGAACAACAGGAATAGGTAATATTTCAgaaaaacacaaaaaattGATCGAAGTGAGTAAAGAATGCCTTTATAAAGCTATTTCAATATGTAGAGATGGCCAAAAATTTTCAGAAATTGGAAGAATAATTACAGAACATGCTCATAAAAATGGTTTTAATGTAATTAAAGATTTTTGCGGCCATTTTATTGGAtcaaatatgcatatgtacCCATTAATTGAGCATCATTATCCTAATAGTCACgaacaaaatgaatatatgaaaaaaggTCAAATATTTACTATAGAACCTATATTAACTGAAGGAAGTATAAGCATTCATACTTGGAAAGATCAATGGACTGTTTGTACTAATGATAATTCTTTTTGCTCACAATGGGAACATACTATTTTAATAACAGACAACTCTGCTGAAATATTAACAGAATGTGAATAA